Below is a window of Deinococcus aerophilus DNA.
AGCAAAGTGCTAGTAGTGGGTGCAGGCGGACATGCCAAGGTCGTAATCGCAACTCTCCGCGCGGCAGGGTGGGATGTGATCGGGGTGCTGGATGACCGCCCCGAATCCTGGGGCAACTCGGTGCTGGGTTACCCCGTGCATGGCGGTCTGGACGGTCTAAAGGGAACGCGGCACCGCGCCGTCCTTGCCATCGGCAATAACGCAGTGCGGCGCGATATCGCCGCCCGGTTTCCAAACACAGAATGGACCTCAGCCATCCATCCGGCAGCCACCGTGCATGAAAGCGTTCAGGTAGGACCGGGAACGGTCATCTTTGCAGGCGCGGTAATCCAGCCGGATACGGTACTAGGCAGTCAAGTCATCGTGAATACAGGCGCGACGGTGGACCATGACTGCGTGCTGGAAGATTACGTGCATGTGGCCCCCGGCACCCAGCTGGCGGGCGGTGTGCAGCTGGAAGAGGGCGCATTTCTGGGCATCGGCAGCGTGGTCACGCCGGGCATCCGAGTCGAAAAGTGGACAACTGTTGGAGCGGGGTCTGTAGTGATCCGGTCTTTGCCTGCGCACTGTGTGGCGGTAGGCGTGCCTGCCCGAGTCCGAGAGGAGACAAAATCATGACGAATACAGCCACTACAACCCTGGACCGCACCCTGGCCCCCTGGCCCGTCTTCGAGCCCGACGAGATTGAGGCTGTTACGGAAGTGCTGCGCTCCGGCAAGGTCAACTACTGGACCGGCACCGAGGGCCGCGAGTTCGAGAAGGAATACGCCGCCGTGCTGGGCGTGCCCTACGCGGTAGCGCTGCACAACGGTACGCAGGCGCTGGAGCTGGCGCTGTACGCCCTGGGCGTGGGCGAGGGAGATGAGGTCATCACCACGCCGCGCACCTTCATCGCCTCGGCCAGCGCCGCCGTGATGCGCGGGGCAACTCCCATCATGGCCGACATTGACCGCGACAGCGGTAACATCACTGCCGAAACCATCCGCGCCGTCCTTACCCCGCGTACGCGGGCCATCATCGTGGTGCATCTGGCCGGGTGGCCCGCCGACATGGCCCCGATTATGGACCTGGCCCGCGAACACAACCTGTACGTCATCGAGGACTGCGCCCAGGCGCACGGGGCAAAGTATGGCGGACAGCATGTGGGGACCATCGGGCATGTGGGCTGCTTCTCGTTCTGTCAGGACAAGATCATGACCACCGGGGGCGAAGGCGGCCTGCTCGTCACACACGACGAGGATCTGTGGCGCAAGGCCTGGTCCTTCAAGGACCACGGCAAGAGCTTTGACGCCGTGTACCACCGCGAACACCCGCTGGGCTTCCGCTGGCTGCACGAGTCCTTCGGCACCAACTGGCGCATGCTGGAGGTCCAGGCGGCCATCGGACGGCTGCAACTGCGCAAGCTGCCGGAGTGGACCCGCCAGCGTCAGGCCAACGCGCGGGTTCTGCAGGACCGCTTCTCGGCCCTGAGTGCCCTGCGCGTGCCCCAGACCCCCGAGGGTTCTGAACACGCCCAGTACAAATTCTATGTGTACGTGCGCCCCGAGCGACTGCGCGCAGGTTGGGACCGTGACCGGATCATGGCCGAGGTGGTGGCGCGCGGCGCACCGTGTTACACCGGCACCTGTTCCGAGATCTATCTGGAAAAGGCCTTCGTGAACGCGGGCCTCGGCCCCGCCGAGCGTCTGCCCGCCGCGCAGGAACTCGGCGAGACCTCGCTGATGTTCCTGGTCCACCCGACCCTGACCGAAGAGGACATGCACGCGGTGGCGGATGTGGTGACCGATGTACTAAATGAGGCCACAGCTTAAATCTGGCGTCCTATAATGGTGGGAAGAGCAACGGTCCTGTAAAAGAAGTTGTGGAAAGCGCCGGGCTCCTCGCTGTAGGTAGGAGCGCCGAATTACCGAATGGCCATTCAGTCCCGACTGTTCCTGAACGGGCAGTGGCAGGTGTGGTGCAGTGGGGGAGGGGACACATGAGTGAAGGCAACAGGCCGGCCATAGACAGCACTGCCAGCAAGTGGACGCTGGATCTGGTCGTCTTCAGCGTGGCGGCATTGTTCGCCTATGTGCTGCGCTTGGACGGCGACCTGACCGGGGTGGGCCGCGACGTCCTGCTCTATCTGCTCATCGGGGTGCCGGTCAAGGCCGCCGTGCTGGGCCTGTTCGGACTCAACCGCCACATCTGGCGTTATGTCACCTTCGAGGACCTGGGGCGGCTGACGCGGCTGGTGGGGCTGGTCACGCTCGTCATGCTCCTCCTGACCCCGCTGCTGCGGCTGTGGCTGTTCGTGCCGTGGACCGTGCCGCTGTTCGAGGGTGTGCTCGCGCTGGCGATGCTCTCGGGGCTGCGTCTGCTCACGCGCTGGCGGCTGGATCAACGCCGACACAATGGCGGCCCCCGCTGGGAGCGCCGTCGCCGCAGCCGCCCCGAAGACGACGCCTCGCCCAGCGCCATCCGCGTGCTCATCGCCGGGGCCGGGGACGCCGGACGCCTGATGGCCGCCGAGCTGATGCGCTTTCCGGACAACGGCATGTTGCCGGTGGGCTTCATTGACGATGCGGCCGACAAACGGGGCATGCACCTGATCGGTCTGCCGGTGCTGGGCGGCCTGGACCATCTGGCGGCAGCCGTCCAGCAGACCGGGGCCACCATCCTGATCATCGCCATGCCCTCGGCGGGCGGCACGGTAATCCGGCAGTACGTGAACGCGGCGCGGGAGGCGGGCATCACGGCCCGCACCGTGCCGGGGCTTTACGAACTGCTGGGCGGGCACGTCACCACCAACCAGCTGCGCGAGGTCAGCGTGGAGGACCTGCTGCGCCGGCCCCCGGTGGCCCTGGACCAGAGCAGCATTGCCGGCTACCTGCGCGATCAGACCGTGCTCGTTACCGGGGCGGGCGGCTCCATCGGCTCGGAGCTGGTGCGCCAGCTGGTGCGCTTTCAGCCGACCCGGCTGGTGCTGGTAGGCCGCGGCGAGAACAGCATCTTCGCCATCGAGCAGGAGATGCGCCGCGACTGGCCCGAGGTCGAGGTGGTGGCCCTGATCGCGGACGTGCGTCAGCAGGGGCGTCTGGAGAACATCTTCCAGACCTACCGGCCCACCGTGGTCTTCCACGCCGCCGCCCACAAGCATGTGCCCCTGATGGAAGCGGCGCCCAGCGAGGCCATTCACAACAATGTCTTTGGCACCCGCAACGTCGCCGAGCTGTGCCTGAAGTACGGCGTGGCCCGCCTGGTGAACATCTCCACCGACAAGGCCGTGAACCCGACCTCCGTCATGGGGGCGAGCAAGCGGGTGGCCGAGATGGTGATTGCCGAGGCCGCCGGGCGGGCCGCACCGGGGCAGGCCTTCATGTCGGTGCGCTTCGGCAATGTGCTGGGCAGCCGGGGCAGCGTGGTGCCCACCTTCCTGCAGCAGATCCGTCAGGGCGGTCCGCTGACCATCACCCACCCCGACATGACCCGTTACTTCATGACCATCCCCGAGGCCAGCCGCCTGGTGCTGCAGGCGGGCGGGCTGGCCGACAACGGCACGGTGTACCTGCTGAACATGGGCGAACCGGTGCGGATTCTGGACCTCGCGCAGGACGTGATCCGCCTGTCGGGAGCGCAGGACGTCGAGGTGGTGTTCTCGGGCGTGCGCCCCGGCGAGAAGCTGTACGAGGAACTGCTCACCAGCGGCGAGAACGTGGGGGCCACCCGCCACAGCGAGATCTTCTCGGCCCCGCTGCAGGAACCGGATTCGGGTCAGCTCAGACATCTGCTCGGCGCACTGCAGGCGGCGGCGGACGGTCAGGACGGCCAGGCCATCCGCGGGCTGCTCCACGAAGCGATTCACGAGAGCAAGTTGCAGGCGTAGGCCGCAGAGAAAGCTATGGCGTGCGGCGGCTGGAGTTCGTGCCAGCCGCCGCACGTGCATGCTGGCCCGGGTCTTGCCTCAGGGGTGACTCAGCATGGTGGCGGCACAGCATGCAGTGACGTGCACGCCCAGGTCCGGTGCGGCCACGCCAGCGCCTGGGATGAGGACAGAGCAGCGGCCCGCCCGGGGCACTGCTCTGTTTCAGGGGATGAATTGGATATGGACCGCGGGCGCCCACTTCAGCGGGCGAGCTGGGTTCAGCTGCGGTCCGGGTGGGGGCTGGCCAGCGCTTCTGGCCGGGCCGCAGCGGCGTAGGCCGTGTTGTAGTAGTAGTACGCATCGTTGCTGCGCGTGACCTTGTTCAGCACGATGCCCAGCACCCGCACGCCGGCCACGCGGGCGTTCTGCAGGCTGCGCTCCACATCGGCCAGGCGGGTCTTGCCGTTTTCGACCACCAGGATCACGCCGTCGGTGTGGGGGGCCACCGCCAGGGTATCGGGCAGCCCGAGCATGGGCGGCGTGTCGATAAGCACAAAGTCGTAGCCCTGTGCCCAGCCCTCCAGCGAGGTGCGGAAGGCGGGCTGGTTGAGGATGCCGCTGCCGCCGTCCCCGCGCTGCGGAGTACCGGCGGGCAGCAGGTCCACGTTGGGCCCCACGCCCGTGGCATGCGCCGCGCCGGGGCGCAGGAACATCTCAGTGAGGGTGGCGGCGGGCGGCAGCGTGGGGTCGGTGCCGGGCAGCGGGTGGGTCGCCAGGCGATCGGGACCCCAGACCTTGAGCTGGGTGGGGCGGCGCAGGTCGGCGTCGATGACAAGCACCTTCTGGCCGCTGGCCCCCAGGCTCTCGGCCAGCGCGGCGGTCACCGAACTCTTGCCCTCGCCGGGGTATGAGCTCGAGATCACCAGCCGGCGGTGGCTGCCCTCGCCCAGCGTGGACTGCACGTTGATGCGCAAAAAGCCCAGGCCCTCGTACAGCGGACCGCTGTGGCTGGCGGGCAGGAAGCCGCCGGCCAGCTGCTTGCGGCGCACCAGGGGCAGCTGGGCAAGGACCGGCAGACCCAGGGGCAGCAGATCCTCGGGGCCGTTGACCCGGCGGCGCAGGCTGTCACTCAGCAGCACGCCGCCGGTGACCAGAAACAGGCTCAGCAGCCCGGCCAGCGCCGCGTTGCGCAGCGGACGCGGCGAGACCGGGGCGCGCGGGGCCACCGGCTCGGCCACCGGAATCAGGGTACCGGTGGCCGCCGTTTCCAGCACCGCCATCTGCGACAGGTTCTGCAGCACCTGTCCGCGCGCG
It encodes the following:
- a CDS encoding acetyltransferase, translating into MSKVLVVGAGGHAKVVIATLRAAGWDVIGVLDDRPESWGNSVLGYPVHGGLDGLKGTRHRAVLAIGNNAVRRDIAARFPNTEWTSAIHPAATVHESVQVGPGTVIFAGAVIQPDTVLGSQVIVNTGATVDHDCVLEDYVHVAPGTQLAGGVQLEEGAFLGIGSVVTPGIRVEKWTTVGAGSVVIRSLPAHCVAVGVPARVREETKS
- a CDS encoding DegT/DnrJ/EryC1/StrS family aminotransferase; translation: MTNTATTTLDRTLAPWPVFEPDEIEAVTEVLRSGKVNYWTGTEGREFEKEYAAVLGVPYAVALHNGTQALELALYALGVGEGDEVITTPRTFIASASAAVMRGATPIMADIDRDSGNITAETIRAVLTPRTRAIIVVHLAGWPADMAPIMDLAREHNLYVIEDCAQAHGAKYGGQHVGTIGHVGCFSFCQDKIMTTGGEGGLLVTHDEDLWRKAWSFKDHGKSFDAVYHREHPLGFRWLHESFGTNWRMLEVQAAIGRLQLRKLPEWTRQRQANARVLQDRFSALSALRVPQTPEGSEHAQYKFYVYVRPERLRAGWDRDRIMAEVVARGAPCYTGTCSEIYLEKAFVNAGLGPAERLPAAQELGETSLMFLVHPTLTEEDMHAVADVVTDVLNEATA
- a CDS encoding polysaccharide biosynthesis protein, encoding MSEGNRPAIDSTASKWTLDLVVFSVAALFAYVLRLDGDLTGVGRDVLLYLLIGVPVKAAVLGLFGLNRHIWRYVTFEDLGRLTRLVGLVTLVMLLLTPLLRLWLFVPWTVPLFEGVLALAMLSGLRLLTRWRLDQRRHNGGPRWERRRRSRPEDDASPSAIRVLIAGAGDAGRLMAAELMRFPDNGMLPVGFIDDAADKRGMHLIGLPVLGGLDHLAAAVQQTGATILIIAMPSAGGTVIRQYVNAAREAGITARTVPGLYELLGGHVTTNQLREVSVEDLLRRPPVALDQSSIAGYLRDQTVLVTGAGGSIGSELVRQLVRFQPTRLVLVGRGENSIFAIEQEMRRDWPEVEVVALIADVRQQGRLENIFQTYRPTVVFHAAAHKHVPLMEAAPSEAIHNNVFGTRNVAELCLKYGVARLVNISTDKAVNPTSVMGASKRVAEMVIAEAAGRAAPGQAFMSVRFGNVLGSRGSVVPTFLQQIRQGGPLTITHPDMTRYFMTIPEASRLVLQAGGLADNGTVYLLNMGEPVRILDLAQDVIRLSGAQDVEVVFSGVRPGEKLYEELLTSGENVGATRHSEIFSAPLQEPDSGQLRHLLGALQAAADGQDGQAIRGLLHEAIHESKLQA
- a CDS encoding tyrosine-protein kinase family protein, with the translated sequence MQSPPAQPANADQIDLRQVFGTLRRYAPLLILTPVVVAGLTYWLAGREAPVYESSASIIAVDNNAQNSLINNTLVTAPPLPQGAVEQVLHSRNLVTDIGQRLEQSGLDPTLVAQIRSDLNRELTANTFSRLKVRARLDTQQRGVYEIRAQGENPQAAQQLAEAGVAALLAWDNARAKQSVTRSRQSLQAQLQNLTERIASIGDPLERQSLISARGQVLQNLSQMAVLETAATGTLIPVAEPVAPRAPVSPRPLRNAALAGLLSLFLVTGGVLLSDSLRRRVNGPEDLLPLGLPVLAQLPLVRRKQLAGGFLPASHSGPLYEGLGFLRINVQSTLGEGSHRRLVISSSYPGEGKSSVTAALAESLGASGQKVLVIDADLRRPTQLKVWGPDRLATHPLPGTDPTLPPAATLTEMFLRPGAAHATGVGPNVDLLPAGTPQRGDGGSGILNQPAFRTSLEGWAQGYDFVLIDTPPMLGLPDTLAVAPHTDGVILVVENGKTRLADVERSLQNARVAGVRVLGIVLNKVTRSNDAYYYYNTAYAAAARPEALASPHPDRS